The following proteins are co-located in the Bordetella bronchialis genome:
- a CDS encoding YhdP family protein, with the protein MPFKILRGLLWSLWIIYVAAAVGLLGLRYFVLPRIDQWRPQIEQYASQTLGAPVRIGHIAADWRGLNPRLTLAGVEIADGQGDPVLTLPAVDAVLAWRSLLNREPRLVFLQADGLDLTVRRDRDDRLWVAGLSIDLAGSGQDDASRSVALRWLARQREIVLRHATVRWIDESRAAPELTLQDASLVMLNGALSHRFALQARPPAALAAGLTVRGEVERSLFNRHPMDFASWHGQVYAELADGEPTAWRPWLDMPPLQGRMAARAWMQVDGRKLGAVTLDLVARQLGWRWQDGVAASAGTVRARLEGLPGDLARAGQYPALARSADGAGLALRGQAAEVRADLPGIFEQPRLALDTARLDTTVRRAPNGVLGMDLRDLQAANGDLDLRLQGKWEARGETDAGTADVRGTLRRATMSAIHRYLPLTVSQDAREWLATGLQAGVVRDAGLVLRGDLNQFPFSRPEQGGRFHIGGQFIGATVDYAPATRDRKAWPAILGLDGSFAIDGAALTLDGKPGGILRPADVRDTPLQLGAIKAGIPDMENDAELYLQGEVRGPVPAFLSTANATPLGALLENRLAQSRGTGEWDVALALHVPLRHTDDTTVQGSLSFNDNDFTLYPRLPALTQLRGMLEFTEEDLRARDVQAQFLGGPLTINGSLLDTRNGLRFDGQVSAAGLAQLVRAPAMSRFSGRTAVRGKLLYIRGGRVDVSLESDLAGMAIDMPAPVGKTAAATLPLRVQWSPATNAGSRDRDWLTASLGQNINLLLERDPAEKRWTFARGALGANQPATLPAQGLSLRLQLPDLDVDAWQDVADGFDPPPAPAKGKRAADTPLLPPPDVISMETPRLRVAGVTLNDLKLYAVRPEPAQWRVDIQSKQAAGSVTWREASGAIAGQVSARFKYLSFGEEGHEKAADDTSSGDDLKDIPAVDLQADVLRFYGKDLGSLRVVGTNVERGQRWRLDTLRIANDDASLDATGTWRLSGPERGLSVDASAKWSDFGKLLARLGWPDMAAGGAGTAEGKLTWYDLPWSQNVAGIDGNLKLRMDKGRLIHVNSRTARLLELLSMQSLQRLAKLELNPANLFRDGFPFDTIRARFNVSKGLIRTDDYKVNGPVATIVLSGTTSIIDETWDLKAVVVPNLDASGAAVATALAVNPLLGLGAFVTQWLLKYPLARAMTVQYAVTGPWSDPKVAPIEGPLPTSPASEAAIPKDPIEH; encoded by the coding sequence GTGCCCTTCAAAATCCTCCGCGGTCTGCTCTGGAGTCTCTGGATCATTTATGTCGCCGCCGCGGTGGGTCTGCTGGGGCTGCGCTATTTCGTGCTGCCGCGCATCGATCAGTGGCGCCCGCAGATCGAACAGTACGCCAGCCAGACGCTGGGCGCTCCGGTGCGCATCGGCCACATCGCGGCCGATTGGCGCGGCCTCAATCCCAGGCTGACCCTGGCGGGCGTGGAAATCGCCGACGGCCAGGGCGACCCGGTGCTGACCCTGCCGGCGGTGGATGCGGTGCTCGCCTGGCGCAGCCTGTTGAACCGCGAGCCGCGGCTGGTGTTCCTGCAGGCCGACGGGCTGGACCTTACCGTGCGCCGCGACCGCGACGACCGCCTGTGGGTAGCGGGACTATCCATCGATCTTGCGGGTTCCGGGCAGGACGACGCCAGCCGGTCGGTGGCCTTGCGGTGGCTGGCGCGCCAACGTGAAATCGTGCTGCGCCATGCCACGGTGCGCTGGATCGACGAGTCGCGCGCGGCGCCGGAACTGACGCTGCAGGATGCCAGCCTGGTGATGCTCAATGGCGCGCTGTCGCATCGTTTCGCCCTGCAGGCCCGGCCGCCCGCCGCACTGGCAGCCGGCCTCACGGTGCGCGGAGAGGTCGAGCGCTCGCTGTTCAACCGCCACCCCATGGACTTCGCCAGCTGGCATGGGCAGGTCTACGCCGAGCTGGCGGATGGCGAGCCTACCGCCTGGCGGCCCTGGCTGGATATGCCGCCGCTGCAAGGCCGCATGGCGGCCCGCGCCTGGATGCAGGTCGACGGCCGCAAGCTCGGCGCGGTGACGCTGGACCTGGTCGCGCGCCAGTTGGGCTGGCGCTGGCAGGACGGCGTCGCCGCATCGGCCGGCACGGTCCGCGCCCGCCTGGAAGGCCTGCCCGGCGACCTGGCCAGGGCCGGCCAATATCCCGCCCTGGCGCGCAGCGCGGACGGCGCGGGGCTGGCGCTGCGCGGGCAGGCGGCGGAGGTTCGCGCCGACCTGCCCGGTATCTTCGAACAACCCCGGCTGGCGCTGGACACGGCCCGGCTGGACACCACCGTGCGGCGCGCGCCCAACGGCGTCCTTGGCATGGACCTGCGCGACCTGCAGGCCGCCAACGGCGACCTGGACCTGCGCCTGCAGGGCAAATGGGAAGCCCGCGGCGAGACCGATGCCGGCACCGCGGACGTCCGGGGCACTTTGCGGCGCGCCACCATGAGCGCCATTCACCGCTATCTGCCCCTGACCGTATCGCAGGACGCCCGCGAATGGCTGGCCACCGGCCTGCAGGCGGGCGTCGTCCGCGATGCCGGCCTGGTCCTGCGGGGAGACCTGAACCAGTTTCCCTTTTCGCGGCCGGAGCAGGGCGGCCGCTTCCATATCGGCGGGCAGTTCATAGGCGCGACGGTGGACTACGCCCCCGCGACGCGGGACCGCAAGGCCTGGCCGGCGATACTGGGCCTGGACGGCAGTTTCGCCATCGATGGCGCGGCGCTTACCCTGGACGGCAAGCCCGGGGGCATCCTGCGTCCGGCCGACGTGCGCGATACGCCGCTGCAGCTGGGCGCGATCAAGGCCGGTATCCCGGATATGGAGAACGACGCCGAGCTCTACCTGCAGGGCGAGGTGCGGGGTCCCGTGCCCGCTTTTCTCTCCACGGCGAACGCCACGCCCCTGGGCGCCTTGCTGGAGAACCGCCTGGCGCAGTCCCGCGGTACGGGCGAGTGGGATGTGGCGCTCGCGCTGCATGTTCCGCTGCGGCATACCGACGACACCACCGTGCAGGGCTCGCTGTCCTTCAACGACAACGACTTCACCCTGTATCCCCGGCTGCCCGCGCTCACGCAGCTGCGCGGCATGCTGGAATTCACGGAGGAAGACCTGCGGGCGCGCGACGTACAGGCCCAGTTCCTGGGCGGCCCCCTGACCATCAACGGCAGCCTGCTGGACACGCGCAACGGCTTGCGCTTCGACGGCCAGGTCAGCGCGGCGGGGCTCGCGCAGTTGGTGCGCGCCCCGGCGATGTCGCGCTTCTCCGGGCGCACCGCGGTGCGCGGCAAGTTGCTCTACATCCGTGGCGGGCGCGTGGACGTTTCGCTGGAGTCGGACCTGGCTGGCATGGCCATCGATATGCCCGCGCCGGTCGGCAAGACCGCCGCCGCGACGCTGCCCCTGCGCGTGCAATGGAGCCCGGCGACCAATGCCGGCAGCCGCGACCGCGACTGGCTGACCGCCAGCCTGGGCCAGAACATCAATCTATTGCTGGAACGCGATCCCGCCGAAAAGCGCTGGACGTTCGCGCGCGGCGCGCTGGGCGCCAACCAGCCCGCGACCCTGCCCGCGCAGGGGCTCAGCCTGCGCCTGCAATTGCCCGATCTGGACGTGGACGCGTGGCAGGACGTGGCGGACGGTTTCGATCCGCCCCCCGCGCCAGCCAAGGGCAAGCGCGCGGCCGATACGCCGCTGCTGCCACCGCCGGACGTGATTTCCATGGAGACCCCGCGGCTGCGCGTGGCGGGCGTGACGCTGAACGACCTCAAGCTCTATGCCGTGCGCCCCGAGCCCGCCCAGTGGCGCGTCGATATCCAGTCCAAACAGGCCGCCGGTTCAGTTACGTGGCGCGAGGCTTCCGGCGCGATCGCCGGGCAGGTCAGCGCCCGCTTCAAATACCTGTCCTTCGGTGAGGAAGGCCATGAAAAAGCCGCGGACGATACCTCGTCGGGCGACGACCTGAAAGATATCCCCGCGGTCGACCTGCAAGCCGACGTGCTGCGCTTCTATGGCAAGGACCTGGGCAGCCTGCGCGTGGTCGGCACCAATGTCGAGCGCGGCCAACGCTGGCGGCTGGATACGCTGCGCATCGCCAACGACGACGCCTCGCTGGACGCCACGGGCACCTGGCGGCTCAGCGGCCCGGAACGCGGCTTGTCGGTGGATGCTTCCGCCAAATGGAGCGACTTCGGCAAGCTGCTGGCACGGTTGGGCTGGCCGGACATGGCGGCCGGGGGCGCCGGAACGGCGGAGGGCAAACTCACCTGGTATGACCTGCCGTGGTCGCAAAATGTGGCGGGTATAGACGGCAACCTGAAGCTGCGCATGGACAAGGGCCGGCTCATCCACGTGAATTCCCGCACGGCGCGCCTGCTGGAACTGCTGTCCATGCAATCCCTGCAGCGCCTGGCCAAGCTGGAATTGAATCCGGCGAACCTGTTCCGCGACGGCTTTCCCTTCGACACCATACGCGCCCGCTTCAATGTATCGAAGGGCCTGATACGCACGGACGACTACAAGGTGAACGGCCCGGTCGCCACGATCGTGCTGTCCGGCACGACCAGCATCATCGATGAAACCTGGGACCTGAAGGCCGTGGTGGTGCCCAATCTGGATGCCAGCGGCGCCGCGGTGGCCACGGCGCTGGCCGTGAACCCGCTGCTGGGCCTGGGCGCCTTCGTGACGCAATGGCTGCTGAAATACCCCCTGGCCCGGGCGATGACCGTGCAATACGCGGTCACCGGCCCCTGGAGCGACCCCAAGGTCGCCCCCATCGAGGGCCCGCTCCCCACCAGCCCCGCATCCGAAGCCGCAATACCCAAGGACCCCATCGAGCATTGA
- the rho gene encoding transcription termination factor Rho — MHLNELKAQHVSKLLELAASLEIENANRLRKQELMFAIMKKRAKQGEQIFGDGVLEVLPDGFGFLRSPDTSYLASTDDIYISPSQIRRFNLHTGDSIEGEVRTPKDGERYFALVKVDKVNGLPPEAIKHRIMFENLTPLHPNQAMRLERDIKSEENLTGRILDIFAPIGKGQRGLIVASPKSGKTVMMQHIAHAITTNFPDAVMIVLLVDERPEEVTEMQRTVRGEVVASTFDEPATRHVQVAEMVIEKAKRLVELKKDVVILLDSITRLARAYNTVVPASGKVLTGGVDANALQRPKRFFGAARNVEEGGSLTIIGTALIETGSRMDEVIYEEFKGTGNSEVHLERRLAEKRVYPSINLNKSGTRREELLIKPELLQKVWVLRKFIHDMDEIQAMEFILDKMRATKTNAEFFDMMKK; from the coding sequence ATGCACCTGAATGAACTAAAGGCGCAACACGTCTCCAAATTGCTGGAACTGGCCGCCTCCCTGGAAATCGAGAACGCCAATCGCCTGCGCAAGCAGGAGCTGATGTTCGCCATCATGAAGAAGCGCGCCAAACAGGGCGAGCAGATCTTCGGCGACGGCGTGCTGGAAGTCCTGCCGGACGGCTTCGGTTTCCTGCGGTCGCCGGACACCTCGTACCTGGCGAGCACCGACGACATCTATATTTCCCCCTCGCAGATCCGCCGCTTCAATCTGCATACGGGCGATTCCATCGAGGGCGAGGTGCGTACGCCCAAGGACGGCGAGCGTTATTTCGCGCTGGTGAAGGTCGACAAGGTCAACGGACTGCCGCCCGAGGCGATCAAGCATCGGATCATGTTCGAGAACCTGACGCCGCTGCATCCCAACCAGGCGATGCGGCTGGAACGGGACATCAAGAGCGAGGAAAACCTGACCGGCCGCATCCTGGACATCTTTGCGCCCATCGGCAAGGGCCAGCGCGGACTGATCGTCGCCAGCCCCAAGTCGGGCAAGACGGTGATGATGCAGCACATCGCGCACGCCATCACCACCAACTTCCCCGACGCGGTCATGATCGTCCTGCTGGTGGACGAACGCCCGGAAGAAGTGACGGAAATGCAGCGCACCGTGCGCGGCGAAGTGGTCGCCTCCACCTTCGACGAACCGGCGACGCGCCACGTGCAGGTGGCCGAAATGGTCATCGAAAAAGCCAAGCGCCTGGTGGAACTCAAGAAAGACGTGGTGATCCTGCTGGACTCCATCACCCGCCTGGCGCGCGCCTACAACACGGTCGTGCCAGCCTCGGGCAAGGTGCTGACCGGCGGCGTGGACGCCAATGCCCTGCAGCGCCCCAAGCGCTTCTTCGGCGCCGCGCGCAACGTGGAAGAAGGCGGTTCCCTTACCATCATCGGTACGGCCCTGATCGAAACCGGCAGCCGGATGGACGAAGTCATCTACGAAGAATTCAAGGGCACCGGCAACTCGGAAGTCCACCTGGAACGCCGCCTGGCGGAAAAGCGGGTCTACCCGTCCATCAACCTGAACAAGTCGGGCACCCGCCGCGAAGAGCTGCTGATCAAGCCCGAACTGCTGCAGAAGGTCTGGGTACTGCGCAAATTCATCCACGACATGGACGAAATCCAGGCCATGGAATTCATCCTGGACAAGATGCGCGCGACGAAGACCAACGCCGAATTCTTCGACATGATGAAGAAGTAG
- the trxA gene encoding thioredoxin TrxA, giving the protein MSDQIKHVSDASFDADVLKADLPVLVDYWAEWCGPCKMIAPILEEVAKEYAGRITIAKLNVDENGDTPAKYGIRGIPTLMLFKDGKAAATKVGALSKSQLTAFLDSAL; this is encoded by the coding sequence ATGAGTGACCAAATCAAGCATGTCAGCGACGCCAGCTTCGATGCCGACGTTTTGAAGGCCGACCTCCCCGTGCTGGTCGACTACTGGGCCGAATGGTGCGGCCCCTGCAAGATGATCGCCCCCATCCTGGAAGAAGTCGCCAAGGAATACGCCGGGCGCATCACCATCGCCAAGCTGAACGTGGACGAAAACGGCGACACGCCGGCCAAGTACGGCATCCGCGGCATCCCCACGCTGATGCTCTTCAAGGACGGCAAGGCCGCCGCGACCAAGGTCGGTGCCCTGTCGAAATCCCAACTCACCGCCTTCCTGGACAGCGCCTTGTAA
- the parC gene encoding DNA topoisomerase IV subunit A, translating into MTDSNQQGLFDTESGDAAITLGRYAEQAYLDYAVSVVRGRALPDVGDGQKPVQRRILYAMQAMGLGPTAKPVKSARVVGDVLGKYHPHGDQAAYDAMVRMAQGFTLRYPLVDGQGNFGSRDGDNAAAMRYTEARLTPIARLLLDELEEGTVDFIPNYDGSHQEPQMLPARLPVMLLNGASGIAVGMATEIPSHNLREIAQACVALLKHPNLPDEELYALVPGPDFAGGGQIITPAGDIAQIYNSGRGSLKARARWQFEELARGQWQLVVTELPPGASGQRVLEEIEELTNPKVKAGKKALTAEQQQAKAQMLALLDAVRDESGKDAAVRLVFEPKTSRVDRDEFVNTLLAQTSMESSVPVNLVCIGTDGRPRQKPLREILLEWLAFRTDTVIRRTRHRLDKVADRIHVLEGRMVVYLNVDEVIQTIREADEPRAALMTRFKLTERQAEDILEMRLRQLARLDGIKVEQELADKREEHAKLQELLDNPASLKRMIVREIEADAKQYGDERRTLIEAAERAVVEARVVDEPVTVIVSQKGWLRARQGHGHDATQFGFKQGDHLYGAFECRTTDTLIALGDNGRAYTVPVANLPSARGDGQPVTTMIDLASGTRILHMIAAAPDTRWLFATEGGFGFIARLSDMTSRQRGGKQFITLEEGDALLRPVPVFESAQRLALLSAKGKFLLFGLDEVKTLAGGGRGTILMGLDGNDTLAQAVPIGPKGLRATGTYRNKQVEDILAGADLQAYVGKRARKGRQLDVRPKQPLLSPVF; encoded by the coding sequence ATGACCGACAGTAATCAACAAGGCCTGTTCGACACCGAATCGGGCGACGCCGCCATCACGCTGGGCCGCTACGCGGAGCAGGCATACCTGGACTATGCCGTATCCGTCGTGCGCGGCCGCGCGCTGCCCGACGTGGGCGATGGGCAAAAGCCCGTGCAGCGGCGCATCCTGTACGCCATGCAGGCCATGGGCCTGGGGCCGACCGCCAAGCCCGTCAAATCCGCCCGCGTGGTGGGCGACGTGCTGGGCAAATACCATCCGCACGGCGACCAGGCGGCCTATGACGCCATGGTCCGCATGGCGCAAGGCTTCACGCTGCGCTATCCCCTGGTCGACGGCCAGGGCAATTTCGGCTCGCGCGACGGCGACAACGCCGCGGCCATGCGCTATACCGAGGCCCGGCTCACCCCCATCGCCCGGTTGCTGCTGGACGAGCTCGAGGAAGGCACGGTCGACTTCATTCCCAACTACGACGGCAGCCACCAGGAGCCGCAGATGCTGCCGGCGCGGCTGCCGGTCATGCTGCTGAACGGCGCCTCGGGGATCGCCGTGGGCATGGCCACGGAGATCCCCTCGCACAACCTGCGGGAAATCGCCCAGGCCTGCGTCGCGCTGCTCAAGCATCCCAACCTGCCGGACGAAGAACTCTATGCCCTGGTGCCGGGTCCCGATTTCGCCGGCGGCGGGCAGATCATCACCCCGGCGGGGGACATCGCGCAGATCTACAACAGCGGCCGCGGTTCGCTGAAGGCACGCGCCCGCTGGCAGTTCGAGGAACTCGCCCGCGGCCAGTGGCAGCTGGTGGTCACCGAACTGCCCCCGGGCGCATCGGGCCAGCGCGTGCTGGAAGAGATCGAGGAACTCACCAACCCCAAGGTCAAGGCCGGCAAGAAGGCCCTGACCGCGGAACAGCAGCAGGCCAAGGCGCAGATGCTGGCGCTGCTGGACGCCGTGCGCGACGAGTCGGGCAAGGATGCCGCGGTGCGCCTGGTCTTCGAGCCCAAGACCTCGCGCGTGGATCGCGACGAGTTCGTCAACACCCTGCTGGCGCAGACCAGCATGGAAAGCAGCGTGCCGGTCAACCTGGTGTGCATCGGCACCGACGGCCGCCCCCGCCAGAAACCGCTGCGCGAGATCCTGCTGGAATGGCTGGCCTTCCGCACGGACACCGTCATCCGCCGCACGCGCCACCGCCTGGATAAGGTCGCCGACCGTATCCATGTGCTGGAAGGGCGCATGGTGGTCTACCTGAACGTGGACGAGGTCATCCAGACCATACGCGAAGCCGACGAGCCGCGCGCCGCGCTGATGACGCGCTTCAAGCTGACCGAGCGCCAGGCCGAGGACATCCTGGAAATGCGCCTGCGCCAATTGGCGCGCCTGGATGGCATCAAGGTCGAGCAGGAACTGGCGGACAAGCGCGAAGAGCACGCCAAGCTGCAGGAGCTGCTGGACAATCCCGCTTCGCTCAAGCGCATGATCGTCCGTGAGATCGAAGCCGACGCCAAGCAGTACGGCGACGAGCGCCGCACCCTGATCGAGGCGGCGGAACGCGCGGTGGTGGAAGCGCGCGTCGTCGATGAGCCGGTCACCGTGATCGTGTCGCAGAAGGGCTGGCTGCGCGCGCGGCAGGGTCATGGGCACGATGCCACGCAGTTCGGCTTCAAGCAGGGCGACCACCTGTACGGCGCCTTCGAATGCCGCACCACGGATACCCTGATCGCCCTGGGCGACAACGGCCGCGCCTACACCGTCCCGGTGGCCAACCTGCCTTCCGCGCGCGGCGACGGGCAGCCCGTCACCACCATGATCGATCTGGCCTCGGGCACGCGCATCCTGCACATGATCGCGGCGGCGCCGGACACCCGCTGGCTGTTCGCCACGGAGGGCGGGTTCGGCTTTATCGCGCGCCTGTCGGATATGACCAGCCGCCAGCGCGGCGGCAAGCAGTTCATCACCCTGGAAGAGGGCGATGCGCTGTTGCGGCCGGTGCCGGTCTTCGAGAGTGCCCAGCGGCTGGCGCTGCTGTCGGCCAAGGGCAAGTTCCTGCTGTTCGGCCTGGACGAGGTCAAGACGCTGGCCGGCGGCGGGCGCGGCACCATCCTGATGGGGCTGGATGGCAACGACACGCTGGCCCAGGCGGTGCCCATCGGTCCCAAGGGCCTGCGCGCCACGGGTACGTATCGCAACAAGCAGGTCGAGGACATCCTGGCCGGCGCGGACTTGCAGGCCTATGTGGGCAAGCGGGCGCGCAAGGGCCGGCAATTGGACGTGCGGCCCAAGCAGCCCTTGCTGTCCCCGGTGTTCTAG